A DNA window from Naumovozyma dairenensis CBS 421 chromosome 10, complete genome contains the following coding sequences:
- the PSY4 gene encoding Psy4p (similar to Saccharomyces cerevisiae PSY4 (YBL046W); ancestral locus Anc_7.485), which translates to MENDSELNSSIHNMMGIKSRRLYEYLNDILITKKVKLSNSSNEPIPFDLLINDFIPHMIDVTPNESFINSNEENIESIRRLKEMGENLIDKFFNNEKLPFTIMRIFELCFDPFKYFKVNELVKYVNALEKCCYVDSCLTLASSSSSSTNTEERRDEEESNGNTIGEDGDASLVKIPWITEKDMGQLLPIVKEIDVIMNVEFDDDDEDDDEEDDEEHHDVNGQGTIRERKSNKHGGTSTDDISITLQNDKDFIIEEYYEDDDDDDDDMNVEDTNKNLTNTPDDEEEQDDDYVDDNMGDTSGDDDDDDADENDENDEIGEDDEEDEDIQMQDVNENLESKTPRKRKPTEIDNYEYNENLSSSPTTPSQELLTPKKMKQDVTPTTIYNDNHSSMESMNRDELVIKSPPGLFRLDQLQHSNGEEELNNSTIKVGVVTIGPETNDKDSNTGILVSPSDLNIIGNNTNNNIQEFNTDPTGERNDANSKIRPTTIDDDEEEEEDEDEFNNFKDNDSSPLGNKTR; encoded by the coding sequence ATGGAAAATGATTCAGAATTAAATTCGTCGATACATAATATGATGGGTATAAAATCCCGCCGACTTTATGAATATCTTAATGACATACTAATCACAAAGAAAGTTAAATTAAGTAATAGTAGTAATGAACCGATACCATTTGATTTACTAATCAATGATTTCATACCACATATGATAGATGTAACACCGAATGAATCATTCATAAATagtaatgaagaaaatattgaatcGATTCGTAgattgaaagaaatgggtgaaaatttaattgataaatttttcaataatgaaaaattaccaTTCACGATAATGAGAATTTTTGAACTTTGTTTTGATCCgttcaaatattttaaagttAATGAACTTGTAAAATATGTTAATGCTTTAGAGAAATGCTGTTACGTGGATTCATGTTTAACTCTtgcatcatcttcttcttcttcgacGAATACTGAGGAAAGAagagatgaagaagaaagtaaTGGCAATACGATTGGAGAAGATGGAGATGCATCTTTGGTCAAAATTCCATGGATTACTGAAAAGGATATGGGCCAATTACTACCCATTGTGAAGGAAATTGATGTTATTATGAatgttgaatttgatgacGACGAcgaggatgatgatgaagaggaCGATGAAGAACATCATGATGTTAACGGTCAAGGAACCATcagagaaagaaaaagtaaTAAGCATGGTGGTACAAGTACTGATGATATAAGTATAACGTTACAAAATGATAAGgatttcattattgaagaatattatgaagatgatgatgatgatgatgatgatatgaaTGTTGAGGATACGAATAAAAACCTTACCAATACTCCTGATGATGAGGAGGAACAAGATGATGACTATGTGGATGATAATATGGGAGACACATCAGGagacgatgatgatgatgatgctgatgaaaACGATGAAAACGATGAAATTGGTGAGGATGACGAAGAGGATGAAGATATACAGATGCAAGATGTCAATGAAAACCTTGAAAGTAAAACGCCGAGAAAAAGGAAACCTACCGAAATAGATAattatgaatataatgaaaaccTATCATCATCTCCTACAACGCCGTCACAAGAGTTATTAACACCTaaaaagatgaaacaaGACGTTACGCCGACAACGatttataatgataacCATTCCAGTATGGAATCAATGAATCGAGATGAATTAGTTATTAAATCACCACCAGGGTTATTCCGATTAGATCAATTACAGCACAGTAATGGTGAGGAAGAGTTAAATAATTCTACTATAAAGGTTGGTGTAGTGACTATTGGACCGGAAACTAATGATAAGGATTCAAATACAGGTATATTGGTATCACCGTCAGATCtcaatattattggtaataatactaataataatattcaagaatttaatACAGATCCAACGGGTGAAAGGAATGATGCGAATAGCAAAATACGACCAACAACGATAGATGATGAcgaggaagaggaagaggaCGAGGAcgaattcaataattttaaagaCAATGATAGCAGTCCTTTAGGCAATAAGACGCGTTAA
- the NDAI0J00550 gene encoding uncharacterized protein (similar to Saccharomyces cerevisiae YJR112W-A; ancestral locus Anc_7.487) gives MVTLFRRNYVILLIISSIVSLFLGITTTSSNDTTTRSFALTLLISQHDKLTHFIVFCLESWLFVKCFKKKLVPILIPRKFIHIRNMDEFETANGTLELNRSNSDDDTLPILGFFLSDHFQIVHVKKYWLAIIICSLGASILSEFMQAILTRGKRVFDTNDIITNILGSLFGITIAYGQERHMT, from the coding sequence ATGGTTACACTATTTAGAAGAAACTACGTGATCCTTCTAATCATATCATCGATAGTAAGTTTATTCTTAGGGatcacaacaacaagtTCAAATGATACCACAACAAGATCCTTCGCTTTAACGTTATTGATTTCTCAACATGATAAGCTAACACATTTTATCGTGTTTTGTTTGGAATCATGGTTATTCGTTAAGTGCttcaagaagaagttgGTGCCCATACTCATTCCTAGAAAATTCATACACATACGAAACATGGATGAGTTTGAAACGGCCAATGGAACATTAGAACTGAATAGGTCGAACTCTGACGATGATACTCTGCCGATTCTAGGATTTTTCCTCAGCGATCATTTCCAAATAGTCCACGTGAAGAAATATTGGCTGGCTATAATAATATGCTCTCTTGGGGCAAGTATATTGAGTGAGTTTATGCAAGCAATTTTGACACGCGGTAAAAGAGTGTTCGACACGAATGATATCATTACGAATATATTGGGATCCTTGTTTGGGATCACCATAGCTTATGGGCAAGAACGACATATGACATAA
- the COR1 gene encoding ubiquinol--cytochrome-c reductase subunit COR1 (similar to Saccharomyces cerevisiae COR1 (YBL045C); ancestral locus Anc_7.484) has protein sequence MLRTNTNSLKISLRSIQKCLLNRRFMATQTSTTIVKPEITNLSNGVTVATEHDPSAKTSSVGLVFDSGSTSENPYNNGVSNFWSHIFKQHINKNSKTLSEGLQLNSKISKDYQSYIIDSLPNKVSNSLDFLQENFINLHIDDSMANSFHTIQKDVINELQTFESKDHPERVMEHLYSTAFQNTPLSLPTRGTIESIKNLELQDLQAFAKDNFRSANAMIVGTGNIPHEQLVEQVESKINLLSGSKLSNNKKQVKSTFLGSEVRLRDDTLPKAWISIAVEGEPLNSPNYYTAKVASEIFGSYNAFEPRSRLQGIKLLDNLQEYHLCDSFNHFSLSNKDSGLWGFSTITSNVNAIDDLIHFTLKQWNRLTISITSTELERGKSLLKLKLAKQLNPLNTSNMEKANILAKDIFAMGRKPTLDEIFTKIDSITVKDIKAWAGEKVWDQDIAIAGTGQIEGLLDYMRIRNDMSMMRW, from the coding sequence ATGTTGAGGACTAATACCAACTCTctgaaaatttcattaagaaGTATACAAAAATGTCTCTTAAATAGAAGATTCATGGCTACGCAAACTTCAACAACCATCGTTAAACctgaaattacaaatttatcaaacGGTGTCACAGTCGCAACAGAACATGATCCATCTGCAAAGACTTCTTCTGTGGGTCTTGTGTTTGATTCAGGTTCCACATCAGAAAACCCTTATAATAACGGGGTATCCAATTTCTGGTCTCATATCTTCAAACaacatataaataaaaattcaaaaacttTATCTGAAGGTCTACAACTAAACAGCAAAATCTCAAAGGATTATCAATcttatattattgattcATTACCAAACAAAGTATCAAATTCCTTAGATTTCttacaagaaaattttattaatttacATATAGATGATTCTATGGCAAACTCTTTCCATACCATTCAAAAAGATGTAATCAATGAATTGCAAACTTTTGAATCAAAAGATCACCCGGAAAGAGTCATGGAACATTTATACTCTACAGCTTTCCAAAATACTCCCTTATCTCTACCAACAAGAGGTACTATCGAATCCATTAAGAATTtagaattacaagatttaCAAGCATTCGCAAAGGATAACTTCAGATCTGCAAACGCAATGATTGTAGGAACAGGTAATATCCCACATGAACAATTAGTAGAACAAGTAGAATCTAAAATAAATCTATTAAGCGGGTCCAAACTttcaaacaacaaaaaacaagTTAAATCAACTTTCTTAGGCTCAGAAGTAAGATTAAGAGATGATACTTTGCCTAAGGCATGGATCTCCATCGCTGTGGAAGGTGAACCATTAAACTCAccaaattattatacaGCAAAAGTAGCTTCTGAAATCTTCGGTTCATATAATGCATTCGAACCAAGATCAAGGTTACAAGGTATTAAACTACTAGATAATTTACAAGAATATCATCTCTGTGATTCATTCAATCACTTCTCCttatcaaataaagatTCAGGTTTATGGGGGTTCTCTACAATTACTTCTAATGTTAACGCTATAGATGACTTGATTCATTTCACTTTGAAACAATGGAATAGATTGACCATTTCAATCACTTCAACAGAATTGGAACGTGGGAAAtctcttttgaaattgaaattagcTAAACAGTTGAACCCATTGAACACCTCTAACATGGAAAAGGCAAACATCTTAGCTAAAGATATCTTTGCCATGGGTAGAAAACCAACTCTGGATGAAATCTTTACTAAGATTGATTCAATTACTGTAAAGGATATTAAGGCTTGGGCTGGTGAAAAGGTTTGGGATCAAGATATAGCTATCGCTGGTACAGGTCAAATTGAAGGTCTATTAGATTACATGAGAATCAGAAATGATATGTCCATGATGAGATGGTAG
- the EDE1 gene encoding Ede1p (similar to Saccharomyces cerevisiae EDE1 (YBL047C); ancestral locus Anc_7.488) → MSSIVFRTPLTSEEQSVYGNKFVQLDKEDLGVVTGEALRPVFAASGLSAQILSQIWSMVDINNKGFLNKQEFSAAMRIIGNLQQNPSLPINSQLYEQPPKVLPNLDQTQTQNLASTSTPTSNIPIPSHNDIAKFSQLFDRTANGSQRLPGDAAKEIFLKARLPVQTLGEIWALCDRNTAGSLDKTEFIMAMYLIQLSMTNHPSLTPFPASLSPQLWQAINVTASATVASPSTQVPLSNHSTGNSTQPLQRQSTISRLSSGAFSNASSDWSLSQEQKKQFDMIFDALDKNHQGSLGSQVLVPFFLSSRLNQDTLANVWDLADIHNNAEFTKLEFAIAMFLIQKKNSGIDLPDVIPNELLNSPALGLFNNNNNNNNATVQSQLPSPPPQQQQQMQVPSRSTKPSFQDTNTQNPVQPQIPQNSNNGSLNDLLGLNNSFSSPPPQQQQQQHVLRNDTNNSFTNSSSPIKSTPPAVPTHSSMNMKKFNPTSNFGQNIIKEDEEYNAPPPLQQHNQMQNLQQKSISPVQRSASVSLPQVPDFSSLGMPSVQSPLNNMNKSATAGSGFGFSNNNDLFADGEASAQLSTATTDLANLSNQVNSLSKQASITNDKKSRAVQELKRVNDMKASIESKLSTLRKTHDSNVKETESLESQLVQSNKQTESLKQQLAVTEANYHAIESKLNELTEQLSTSQETNNTLKEQITNLNSMMATLQSQLNEKQTHVKQERSMVDVNSKQLELNQITVGNLQKEINGLDEKLKIYLTKQNELNEYQKTIEDQHAQLQSKYTSLDEKNNDLNERELQLNDRNNQIEEQEKIYNDHVQQLNKMFDELSERKKKFDLANEDLERQHLEYANSVQELAERQMTLAMGELPEDAKEIIQTKNEKTVSKFVDDTIIDNNDTNNDEEELDENDEEIKTEKTISDVFDRDIPNVGSTSEGGDAINSVAGEPVPSTGQTNQHTDEEAAQTLADRFEGDLNEYGIPRTQSLTSSVANNAPQSVRGETEVPTTLEDKLNGVTLDTPSLPVANVPTTATSEKTEIQDLTQKEESDLATPTAATTAEEKTLEEPYVPGGWEDANEQVQKPAAIGNDIPVVTEPTNIESDNESDNSIEKSPDLTEAQAFPSEQQKHPVNEEFPPMQELPVEESDSSSSSDDEFEDTREIASPTVPTLTAPIQRTLEQDSQYEEKHVQPKKDAFDDEFANLEEAAVEEEEDEPTKEDVEHNNAQSLTEGKDDLDGEGFETIEHQDLDTELQQNAFTGSLTTEASPIITSQPQAESQGFPVGYPNQLTQASQNATQNVSNDEWDEIFAGFGNSNNGAANANQTKNIAVTQPLSQPPIVNNSSNPVNRKIATTPKSLAIEELSGMGFSEEEATNALKKCNWDLDAATNFLLDGA, encoded by the coding sequence ATGAGTTCCATTGTATTCAGAACTCCTTTGACTTCTGAAGAGCAATCGGTATATGGAAACaaatttgttcaattagATAAAGAAGATCTAGGGGTTGTTACCGGTGAAGCTTTAAGACCAGTCTTTGCGGCTTCTGGCTTATCAGCTCAAATCTTATCTCAAATATGGTCCATGGtagatattaataacaaaGGTTTCTTAAACAAACAAGAATTTAGTGCTGCCATGAGAATTATCGGGAACTTACAACAAAATCCAAGTTTACCAATAAATTCTCAATTATATGAACAACCTCCCAAAGTTCTACCAAACCTAGATCAAACTCAAACACAAAACTTAGCTTCTACTTCTACTCCTACTAGTAATATACCAATACCATCTCATAATGATATTGCAAAATTTTCTCAATTATTTGATAGAACTGCAAACGGATCTCAACGTTTGCCAGGTGATGCAGCTAAGGAAATCTTTTTAAAGGCAAGATTACCTGTTCAAACATTAGGTGAAATTTGGGCTTTATGTGATAGAAATACAGCAGGTTCCCTTGACAAGACTGAATTTATAATGGCTATGTATTTGATCCAATTATCAATGACAAATCATCCTTCTTTAACTCCATTCCCAGCTTCGTTATCTCCACAATTATGGCAAGCAATCAATGTAACTGCATCAGCTACTGTCGCATCTCCTTCCACCCAAGTTCCATTAAGTAACCATTCCACAGGTAATTCTACCCAACCTTTACAAAGACAATCAACTATCTCAAGACTTTCATCAGGTGCTTTTTCTAATGCTAGTTCTGACTGGTCATTGTCTCAAGAACAGAAAAAACAATTCGATATGATCTTTGATGCATTAGATAAAAATCATCAAGGTTCCTTAGGTTCTCAAGTATTAGTACCATTCTTTTTATCGTCAAGATTAAACCAAGATACATTGGCAAATGTATGGGATTTAGCTGATATCCATAATAATGCAGAATTTACTAAATTAGAATTCGCCATTGCCATGTTCTtaattcaaaagaaaaattctgGTATAGATTTACCTGATGTAATtccaaatgaattattaaattctcCTGCTTTAGGTTTatttaacaataataacaataataataatgctaCTGTACAATCTCAACTCCCATCACCACcaccacaacaacaacaacaaatgcAAGTACCTTCAAGATCAACTAAACCATCTTTCCAAGATACTAATACTCAAAATCCTGTTCAACCTCAAATCCCTCaaaattctaataatggctctttgaatgatttaCTTGGTTTaaacaattcattttcatccCCACCTccgcaacaacaacaacaacaacatgTGCTACGTAATGATACGAACAATAGTTTTACTAATAGTTCCTCACCAATTAAATCAACTCCACCTGCTGTCCCTACTCATTCTTCCatgaatatgaagaaattcaacccaacttcaaattttggtcaaaatatcattaaggaagatgaagaatacAATGCACCACCACCACTTCAACAACACAATCAAATGCAAAACTTACAACAAAAATCTATATCTCCTGTTCAAAGATCAGCATCTGTTTCATTACCACAAGTACCAGATTTCTCATCATTAGGTATGCCAAGTGTTCAATCTCCTTTGaataatatgaataaaTCTGCTACGGCTGGGTCTGGGTTTGGGttttcaaacaataatgatttatttgctGATGGTGAAGCATCTGCTCAATTATCAACTGCAACAACTGATCTAgctaatttatcaaatcaagttaattcattatcCAAGCAAGCATCAATTACAAACGACAAGAAATCAAGAGCTGTGCAAGAATTGAAACGTGTTAATGACATGAAAGCATCCATTGAATCTAAATTGTCTACCTTACGTAAGACTCATGATTCAAACGTCAAAGAAACGGAATCATTAGAATCTCAATTAGTGCaatcaaataaacaaactgAATCCTTGAAACAACAACTAGCCGTTACTGAGGCAAATTATCATGCAATTGAGtcaaaattaaatgaattaacTGAACAATTGTCTACTTCACAAGAAACTAATAACACTttaaaagaacaaattaCTAATTTGAACTCAATGATGGCCACTTTACAATCTCAATTGAATGAGAAACAAACTCATGTGAAACAAGAAAGATCAATGGTCGATGTTAATTCCAAGCAATTAgaattgaatcaaattaCTGTGGGTAATttacaaaaggaaattaaCGGTTTggatgaaaaattgaaaatttaccTAACGAAGCAAAAcgaattgaatgaatacCAAAAGACCATTGAAGATCAACATGCTCAATTACAATCTAAATATACCAGTTTAGATGAGAAAAATAACGATTTGAATGAACGTGAATTACAATTGAATGATCGTAATAATCAAATCGAGGAgcaagaaaaaatttataatgatCATGTTcaacaattaaataaaatgttCGACGAATTAAgtgaaagaaagaagaaattcgATCTAGCTAATGAAGATTTGGAAAGACAACATCTTGAATACGCCAACTCAGTACAAGAACTAGCTGAAAGACAAATGACATTAGCAATGGGAGAATTACCGGAAGACGCTAAGGAAATCATCCAAActaagaatgaaaaaacAGTTTCGAAGTTTGTAGATGACACTATAATAGacaataatgatactaataacgatgaagaagaactaGATGAAAATGACGAAGAGATCAAGACTGAAAAAACCATAAGTGACGTTTTCGATAGAGATATTCCTAACGTTGGTTCAACAAGTGAAGGTGGTGATGCCATTAATTCTGTAGCAGGTGAACCCGTCCCTTCAACTGGACAAACAAATCAACATACTGATGAAGAAGCGGCACAAACTTTGGCTGATAGATTTGAAGGTGATTTGAACGAATATGGTATTCCAAGAACACAATCATTGACCTCATCAGTCGCCAATAATGCCCCACAATCTGTTAGAGGTGAAACTGAAGTACCAACTACATTAgaagataaattaaatggtGTAACTCTCGACACTCCATCTTTACCAGTTGCCAATGTTCCTACAACTGCTACCAGCGAAAAAACTGAAATCCAAGATTTGActcaaaaagaagaatctgATTTAGCAACTCCAACGGCAGCAACCACTGCAGAAGAAAAAACTTTGGAGGAACCTTATGTTCCAGGTGGTTGGGAAGATGCCAATGAACAAGTACAGAAGCCTGCTGCTATTGGCAATGATATACCTGTTGTAACAGAACCAACAAACATTGAGAGTGATAATGAAAGTGATAATTCGATTGAAAAATCTCCAGATTTAACAGAGGCGCAAGCGTTTCCATCAGAACAGCAAAAGCATCCAGTCAACGAAGAATTTCCTCCAATGCAAGAATTACCAGTAGAAGAAAGtgattcatcatcttcaagtgacgatgaatttgaagatacAAGAGAAATCGCATCACCAACTGTCCCTACACTAACTGCCCCTATCCAAAGAACTTTAGAGCAAGATTCACAATATGAAGAAAAGCATGTTCAACCAAAAAAGGATgcatttgatgatgaatttgcTAATTTGGAGGAAGCTGCtgtggaagaagaagaagatgagcCAACCAAAGAAGATGTTGAACACAACAATGCCCAGTCATTGACTGAAGGTAAGGATGATCTTGACGGTGAAGGgtttgaaacaattgaacACCAAGATTTAGATACCGAATTACAACAAAATGCATTTACGGGTTCTTTGACTACAGAAGCTTCCCCAATTATCACCTCCCAACCTCAAGCGGAAAGCCAAGGCTTCCCAGTGGGGTATCCAAACCAACTTACGCAAGCCTCACAGAATGCAACACAAAATGTTAGTAATGATGAATGGGATGAAATCTTTGCTGGTTTCGGGAATTCTAACAACGGAGCTGCCAATGCTAATCAAACAAAGAATATTGCCGTAACTCAACCATTATCACAACCACCAATTGTAAATAACTCATCTAATCCAGTAAATCGTAAGATTGCAACAACACCGAAGTCATTGgcaattgaagaattgagTGGTATGGGGTTcagtgaagaagaagctaCCAATGCGTTAAAGAAATGTAATTGGGATTTAGACGCCGCTACAAACTTCTTATTAGATGGAGCTTGA
- the NDAI0J00540 gene encoding uncharacterized protein: MSSNTNRCLMVRKKALPMNIFRYEYTKLKEKLSFCKSEVYWILDEPNSFKLCPREICYLFKYCLMYHYLKSSTPFYSSVFNTEYRSLFSFYRRKSQLYDPHYYLRDDHSYWAYLVRGPDTGNGKLYFSTTISEEGIDGFNKSVSGYKNEPPPLGFIDLNIFNGEIKASEDMPSLPAILGDNDIEFLPPSDFGPTPCEVLFYHFKKSDAIVYRDLFIVYRNRAIKRGYLPNFDGILKVLLDPPYEIFITDIAIKGEPVNGRKKKYSEVYHDRDVTWAERHCYQRYFVCKFNQMRKGSSSYFTLSFLQEHLEGNPVLRRKNKATYIVSTSCH, encoded by the coding sequence ATGTCTTCAAATACTAATCGTTGTTTGATGGTCCGTAAAAAAGCTCTGCCAATGAATATCTTTCGGTATGAATATACCAAACTAAAAGAGAAACtatcattttgtaaaagtGAAGTTTATTGGATTCTTGATGAGCCTAACTCATTCAAGCTTTGCCCCAGGGAAATCTGTTACCTATTCAAATACTGTCTTATGtaccattatttgaaatcgAGTACACCATTTTACAGCAGCGTGTTCAATACAGAATATCGGTCTCTTTTCTCGTTTTACAGAAGAAAGTCACAATTATATGATccacattattatttaagaGATGATCATTCTTACTGGGCGTATCTGGTGAGGGGTCCCGACACAGGCAATGGGAAGTTATATTTCTCCACCACTATTAGTGAAGAAGGGATAGATGGTTTCAACAAAAGTGTATCGGGCTATAAAAATGAACCCCCTCCGCTGGGtttcattgatttaaatatttttaacGGAGAGATTAAAGCATCTGAGGATATGCCCTCGTTGCCAGCTATTTTAGGAGATAATGATATAGAATTTTTACCCCCTTCAGATTTTGGACCAACTCCTTGTGAAGTTCTCTTTTAtcatttcaaaaaatctGATGCAATTGTGTATCGTGATCTATTTATTGTATATAGGAATAGGGCGATCAAACGTGGATATTTGCCCAACTTTGACGGCATTTTGAAAGTTCTCCTAGATCCTCCCTATGAGATTTTCATCACTGACATTGCTATAAAGGGCGAACCTGTGAATGGTCGAAAGAAAAAGTACAGTGAAGTTTATCATGACCGTGATGTTACTTGGGCTGAGAGACATTGCTACCAAAGATATTTTGTCTGTAAATTTAACCAAATGAGGAAGGGGTCGAGTAGTTATTTCACATTGTCGTTTTTACAAGAACATTTGGAAGGGAATCCAGTGCTTCGCAGAAAAAACAAGGCCACTTACATAGTTTCAACGTCATGTCATTGA